One window from the genome of Sesamum indicum cultivar Zhongzhi No. 13 linkage group LG15, S_indicum_v1.0, whole genome shotgun sequence encodes:
- the LOC105178055 gene encoding uncharacterized protein At1g10890, producing the protein MPRSISRSPSYSRRRYSRSRSPTSHRYSSRRTSRRDRTRSPHSRRRSRSGTPRRRRSRSPALRRRKSRSPTPRRHRRRRSRSSSSLSSKSRSPSSTSVDRKLANGKLKKEEEEKKRLQHEAELKQLEEETARRLEEEIRKRVEEKLGSEEVRVEIERQVEEARKKLFDDVEAQLEKEKEDALAEARQKEEQARKEREELDKMLEENRRRVEEAQRREALELQRKEEERLRELELIQRQKEEAARRRRIEEEEERANQILLGKNKSRQKMVGL; encoded by the exons ATGCCCCGGAGTATATCGAGGTCCCCGTCGTATTCGCGGAGGCGATACTCCCGGTCTCGCTCACCCACCAGCCACCGCTACTCCAGCCGCCGTACTTCCCGCCGTGACCGTACGCGTTCCCCTCACAGCAG GCGAAGAAGTCGTTCTGGTACGCCACGTCGACGAAGAAGTCGTTCTCCAGCTTTGAGGCGCAGGAAGAGCCGTTCCCCAACACCAAGGCGGCACAGGAGACGTAGAAGCCGAAGTTCTTCATCTCTTTCGTCAAAATCCCGTAGTCCGAGTTCAACATCAGTAGATCGCAAGCTTGCCAATGGAAAACtcaaaaaggaagaagaagaaaagaaaag ACTGCAGCATGAGGCAGAGCTTAAACAATTAGAAGAAGAGACTGCAAGGAGATTAGAGGAGGAAATTCGGAAAAGAGTTGAGGAGAAATTGGGTTCTGAAGAAGTTAGGGTAGAAATTGAAAGGCAAGTAGAAGAAGCTCGGAAGAAGCTGTTTGATGATGTTGAAGCtcaacttgaaaaagaaaaggaagatgCTCTTGCTGAAGCAAGGCAAAAAGAA GAACAAGCTCGGAAGGAGAGAGAAGAGCTTGATAAGATGCTTGAAGAGAACCGGAGGAGGGTAGAAGAGGCTCAGAGGAGAGAAGCTCTGGAGCTGCAGcgaaaagaggaagaaagacTGCGGGAGCTGGAATTGATTCAAAGACAAAAGGAAGAGGCTGCTCGAAGGAGAAGAATCGAAGAGGAGGAAGAGCGCGCAAATCAGATATTACTGGGTAAGAACAAGTCTAGGCAAAAAATGGTTGGTCTGTAG
- the LOC105178056 gene encoding DNA polymerase delta catalytic subunit codes for MSATGNPRKRQQPPTPATPSPQLKHQAAMEEEELDEDVFLEETLLQYEEEDSQRRALADRLAKWKRPALSPSLLSQSQNIVFQQLEIDYVIGDSHKEFLPSSSGPAAIIRIFGVTREGHSVCSLVHGFEPYFYISCPPGMGPDDISHFHQILEGRMREANRNSKVPKFVRRIELVQRRSIMYYQQQSSQPFLKIVVALPTMVTSCRGILDRGIQIDGLGMKSFMTYESNVLFALRFMIDCNIVGGNWIEVPHGKYKKTARNLSYCQLEFDCLFSDLISHVPEGEFSKMAPFRILSFDIECAGRKGLFPEPTHDPVIQVANLVTLQGEDQPFVRNVMTLKSCAPIVGVDVMSFDTEKEVLLAWRDFIREVDPDIIIGYNICKFDLPYLIQRAEVLGIAEFPILGRIRNSRVRVKDTTFSSRQYGTRESKEVTVEGRLQFDLLQAMQREHKLSSYSLNSVSAHFLNEQKEDVHHSIISDLQNGNSETRRRLAVYCLKDAYLPQRLLDKLMFVYNYVEMARVTGVPISFLLSRGQSIKVLSQLLRKAKQKNLVIPNVKQAGSEQGTYEGATVLEARAGFYEKPIATLDFASLYPSIMMAYNLCYCTLVTPEDARKLNLPPECVNKTPSGETFVKSNLQKGILPEILEELLAARKRAKADLKEAKDPLEKAVLDGRQLALKISANSVYGFTGATIGQLPCLEISSSVTSYGRQMIEHTKKLVEDKFTVLGGYEHNAEVIYGDTDSVMVQFGVSSVEEAMNLGREAADYISGTFIKPIKLEFEKVYYPYLLISKKRYAGLYWTNPKKFDKMDTKGIETVRRDNCLLVKNLVTECLNKILIERDIPGAVQYVKNTISDLLMNRMDLSLLVITKGLTKTGDDYEVKAAHVELAERMRKRDAATAPNVGDRVPYVIIKAAKGAKAYERSEDPIYVLENNIPIDPHYYLENQISKPLLRIFEPILKNASKELLQGSHTRSISISTPSNSGIMKFAKKQLTCIGCKALISNSDHTLCSHCKGREAELYCKSVANVSELEELFGRLWTQCQECQGSLHQDVLCTSRDCPIFYRRKKAQKDMAEAKLQLDRWNF; via the exons ATGAGCGCCACCGGTAACCCACGGAAACGCCAGCAACCGCCAACGCCGGCAACTCCATCTCCTCAACTGAAGCATCAAGCAGCGATGGAGGAAGAGGAGTTAGACGAGGACGTATTCCTCGAGGAAACCCTACTCCAGTACGAGGAGGAAGACTCGCAGCGCCGTGCCCTCGCCGACCGTCTGGCCAAGTGGAAGCGTCCAGCGCTTTCCCCTTCCCTCTTGTCCCAGTCCCAGAACATCG TATTTCAACAGTTGGAAATTGATTATGTTATTGGAGATAGCCACAAGGAATTTCTTCCAAGCTCTTCAGGTCCGGCTGCAATTATTAGGATTTTTGGGGTAACCAGAGAAg GACATAGTGTTTGCTCTCTTGTACATGGATTTGAGCCATATTTTTACATCAGCTGCCCTCCAGGAATGGGTCCTGACGACATATCCCATTTCCATCAAATTCTTGAG GGTAGGATGAGGGAAGCAAACCGGAATAGTAAGGTTCCCAAATTTGTTCGTCGCATTGAACTGGTTCAAAGAAGAAGCATAATGTATTATCAACAGCAGAGTTCTCAGCCCTTTCTTAAAATTGTAGTGGCACTGCCAACAATGGTTACCAGCTGTCGTG GTATCCTTGATAGAGGAATACAAATTGATGGACTTGGCATGAAGAGTTTTATGACCTACGAGAGTAATGTTCTTTTTGCTCTCCGTTTCATGATCGATTGCAACATAGTTGGGGGCAATTGGATTGAAGTTCCTCATGGAAAATATAAGAAGACAGCAAGAAATCTCTCCTATTGCCAGTTAGAGTTCGATTGTCT TTTTTCGGACTTGATCAGTCATGTTCCTGAAGGGGAATTCTCGAAGATGGCTCCTTTTCGCATATTAAGCTTTGACATTGAGTGTGCTGGGAGGAAAGGCCTTTTCCCTGAACCCACTCATGATCCTGTTATCCAG GTGGCGAATCTAGTGACCTTGCAGGGAGAAGATCAGCCATTTGTTCGTAATGTGATGACTCTTAAGTCATGTGCACCTATTGTTGGTGTTGATGTCATGTCATTTGACACGGAGAAGGAAGTTCTATTAGCTTGGAGG GACTTTATTCGTGAAGTGGACCCAGACATTATAATTGGTTATAACATCTGCAAATTTGATTTGCCATATCTCATTCAG AGAGCTGAGGTATTGGGGATAGCTGAATTTCCAATACTTGGACGCATTCGGAACAGCAGAGTCCGTGTCAAAGATACAACTTTTTCTTCCAG ACAATATGGGACCAGGGAAAGTAAGGAAGTTACAGTTGAGGGGAGACTTCAATTTGATCTGCTACAG GCTATGCAAAGGGAACACAAGTTAAGTTCGTATTCGCTAAATTCTGTTTCTGCACACTTTCTTAACGAGCAG AAAGAGGATGTCCATCATTCAATTATATCTGACCTTCAGAATGGGAACTCAGAAACGAGGAGGCGTCTTGCTGTCTATTGTTTAAAG GATGCTTACCTTCCACAACGCCTTTTGGACAAATTGATGTTCGTTTATAACTATGTGGAGATGGCTCGAGTAACTGGCGTTCCCATCTCGTTTCTACTTTCCCGAGGGCAGAGTATTAAG GTGCTGTCTCAGCTTCTGAGGAAAGCAAAACAGAAGAATCTGGTTATTCCAAATGTGAAACAGGCTGGATCTGAACAGGGAACCTATGAGGGTGCAACT GTTCTGGAAGCCAGAGCAGGATTCTATGAGAAGCCTATTGCGACACTGGATTTTGCATCTTTATATCCATCAATTATGATGGCATACAACTTGTGTTATTGTACACTG GTAACTCCAGAAGATGCGCGGAAACTTAATTTGCCTCCAGAATGTGTCAACAAAACTCCATCTGGGGAAACAtttgtcaaatcaaatttacaaaag GGAATACTAccagaaattcttgaagaactTTTGGCTGCTCGTAAAAGGGCTAAAGCAGATTTGAAG GAAGCAAAGGATCCTCTTGAGAAAGCCGTGTTAGATGGTCGGCAACTGGCTTTGAAG ATAAGTGCAAATTCTGTTTATGGGTTCACTGGAGCTACAATTGGTCAGTTACCTTGTTTGGAGATATCTTCAAGTGTTACCAGCTATG GTCGACAAATGATTGAACACACCAAAAAACTTGTGGAAGATAAATTCACCGTGCTTGGGGGTTATGAGCACAATGCTGAG gTCATATATGGAGATACAGATTCAGTTATGGTGCAGTTTGGTGTGTCCTCAGTGGAAGAAGCCATGAACTTGGGTAGGGAAGCTGCTGACTACATCAGCGGCACTTTCATCAAG CCCATAAAGCTAGAGTTTGAGAAGGTTTACTATCCATATCTTCTAATTAGTAAGAAGAGGTATGCTGGTCTTTACTGGACAAACCCAAAGAAATTTGACAAGATGGACACCAAAG GGATTGAAACCGTTCGAAGGGATAATTGTTTGCTGGTCAAAAACTTGGTGACTGAATGCCTTAATAAAATACTGATAGAAAGAGATATCCCTGGTGCTGTTCAGTATGTCAAGAACACAATCTCAGATCTTCTTATGAATCGCATGGACTTATCCCTTTTAGTTATCACCAAG GGTCTGACAAAGACAGGAGATGACTATGAAGTTAAAGCAGCACATGTTGAGCTTGCGGAACGGATGCGCAAG CGGGATGCGGCTACTGCTCCAAATGTTGGGGATCGAGTCCCTTACGTCATTATTAAAGCAGCAAAAGGTGCCAAG GCTTACGAAAGATCAGAGGACCCCATCTACGTGTTAGAGAACAACATTCCTATAGACCCTCATTACTACCTCGAAAATCAAATTAGCAAG CCATTGCTTAGGATCTTTGAACCAATCTTGAAGAATGCTAGTAAAGAGCTTCTTCAAGGAAGTCATACGAGATCTATTTCAATTTCTACCCCTTCAAACAGTGGCATCATGAAGTTCGCCAAAAAGCAACTTACTTGCATTGGATGCAAGGCTTTGATTAG TAATTCAGATCATACTCTATGCTCGCATTGCAAAGGAAGAGAAGCTGAACTTTATTGCAAGTCTGTAGCTAATG tttctGAATTAGAGGAGCTGTTTGGTAGGCTATGGACACAATGCCAGGAGTGCCAAGGCTCTCTTCATCAGGATGTGCTGTGCACTAG CCGAGATTGTCCAATATTTTACCGGAGGAAAAAAGCACAGAAAGACATGGCAGAAGCCAAGCTACAATTGGATCGATGGAACTTCTGA
- the LOC105178057 gene encoding E3 ubiquitin-protein ligase RGLG3, which produces MGNSESSHDEDYENFSHQPAPYAGYSVDTSYRPQSPEHARSSTHTNYQHHPPAREHHHTAREHHHPARGGTSVNINHSKKQHSRYIADNFNSLDEVIDALREAGLESSNLILGIDFTKSNEWTGRYSFNRRSLHAIGNSPNPYEQAISIIGRTLSPFDEDNLIPCFGFGDATTHDQYVFSFYPDHRPCNGFEEALSRYKEILTHLNLSGPTSFAPVIDAAVDIVEKSNFQYHVLVIIADGQVTRSPDTLPGRLSPQEQATINSIVAASEYPLSIILVGVGDGPWDAMKEFDDNIPQRAFDNFQFVNFTKIMSEHTDTAKKESAFALAALMEIPLQYRATLTLQYKEKYNSGCRRQPLPPPREVIEHDNAKKSVAHLANLEPAESGPSAEQACPICLTNPKDMAFGCGHLTCKDCGVSISSCPLCRQPITTRLRLYG; this is translated from the exons ATGGGAAATAGTGAATCATCACATGATGAAGACTACGAAAATTTTTCACACCAACCAGCTCCATATGCGGGATACTCTGTCGATACCAGCTATCGACCTCAATCTCCAGAGCATGCTAGAAGTTCGACACACACAAATTATCAGCATCACCCCCCAGCACGAGAGCATCATCACACAGCACGAGAGCATCACCACCCAGCACGAGGAGGAACTTCAGTAAACATTAACCATAGCAAGAAACAGCATTCCAGATACATAGCTGATAACTTCAACTCTTTGGATGAG GTTATCGATGCACTAAGAGAAGCTGGCTTggaatcatcaaatttgatccTTGGAATTGATTTTACCAAGAGTAATGAGTGGACAG GAAGGTATTCTTTCAACAGGAGAAGTCTTCATGCAATTGGTAACTCACCTAACCCATATGAGCAAGCCATTTCTATAATTGGACGAACTCTATCACCCTTCGACGAGGACAATTTGATACCTTGTTTTGGATTTGGGGATG CAACAACACATGATCAGTATGTATTCAGCTTTTACCCCGATCATCGACCTTGTAATGGATTTGAGGAAGCTCTATCACGATACAAGGAAATTCTTACACATTTGAACTTATCGG GCCCAACCTCATTTGCACCTGTAATTGATGCGGCTGTTGATATAGTGGAAAAGAGCAATTTTCAGTATCATGTCCTTGTTATCATCGCAGATGGACAG GTCACTAGAAGTCCCGACACGTTACCAGGAAGGTTAAGTCCTCAAGAACAAGCAACTATCAATTCTATAGTTGCCGCGAG TGAATATCCTCTCTCGATCATTCTAGTTGGTGTGGGCGATGGACCATGGGATGCGATgaaagaatttgatgataacATTCCTCAGCGAGCATTTGACAACTTCCAG TTTGTCAACTTCACAAAAATTATGTCCGAGCACACGGATACGGCTAAAAAAGAATCAGCATTTGCCCTAGCTGCTCTTATGGAAATTCCACTTCAGTACAGAGCAACATTGACCCTGCAATATAAAGA aaaatataattcagGTTGTAGGAGACAACCTCTTCCACCTCCTCGTGAAGTAATTGAGCATGATAATGCTAAGAAGTCAGTCGCACATTTAGCAAACTTGGAACCAGCTGAATCAGGACCATCAGCTGAGCAA GCATGCCCGATCTGCTTGACAAATCCGAAGGACATGGCTTTTGGGTGCGGTCATCTG ACATGCAAGGATTGTGGTGTGTCCATATCTTCATGCCCCTTGTGCCGGCAGCCCATTACCACCAGACTAAGACTTTATGGTTGA